Proteins from one Elephas maximus indicus isolate mEleMax1 chromosome 12, mEleMax1 primary haplotype, whole genome shotgun sequence genomic window:
- the LOC126087059 gene encoding bublin coiled-coil protein-like has protein sequence MPRAGITKKWMNKDRLKVLAINPQKQCPTGNGWFPCCYFAPWPAFSARSSGPVFHLVWPLRCLSPQCQAPNPEVCMQVEVSAEGEDEGFREAQCAAINSTLGRINSCLDHLEKRKDHLSTCLQKLLEPNRQMHLKFQQLLGKASSDATH, from the exons ATGCCACGGGCTGGCATCACTAAGAAATGGATGAACAAGGACAGGTTGAAAGTCCTAGCCATCAATCCACAAAAACAGTGTCCTACAG GAAATGGCTGGTTCCCCTGCTGCTACTTTGCACCATGGCCGGCTTTTAGCGCGAGGTCTTCAGGCCCCGTGTTCCACCTCGTGTGGCCCTTGCGGTGCCTGAGCCCGCAATGTCAGGCCCCCAACCCGGAGGTGTGCATGCAGGTGGAGGTTAGTGCGGAAGGCGAGGACGAGGGCTTCCGGGAGGCACAATGTGCCGCCATCAACTCCACATTGGGCCGAATAAACTCCTGTCTGGACCACCTGGAGAAACGGAAAGACCATCTCTCCACCTGCCTCCAGAAGCTGCTGGAGCCCAACCGGCAAATGCACCTCAAGTTCCAGCAGCTGCTTGGGAAGGCCTCCAGTGATGCCACGCACTAG